A single region of the Paraburkholderia megapolitana genome encodes:
- a CDS encoding LysR family transcriptional regulator, whose translation MTDLEAILTVARYRSFRSSAAELEISTSALSQMIAASESRIGVQLFHRTTRSVSLTDAGREFVETIAPAVAVIRDATERAGAQKDSPSGRIRVSTSTGFARQSMPMFLSFMERYPDIELELKAEDRIVDIVSEGFDLGIRFPRDVPKDMIAVPFGRPQRSAVVATPEYFLRHPVPKTPDDLHDHECVRFRLADGTIHTWNFEFRSKRIQIEPKGRLTVNSANLTRDAALSGVGIAFVNDWHVMGDVATQRLQRVLEKWLPVYDRSCLYFANRRHRSSSLRALIAFARSWTPESNT comes from the coding sequence TTGACTGATCTCGAAGCGATATTGACGGTCGCCCGTTATCGGAGCTTCCGGTCATCGGCGGCCGAACTTGAGATTTCGACCTCTGCGTTAAGCCAGATGATCGCTGCATCGGAGTCGCGTATCGGCGTGCAACTGTTCCACCGCACTACCCGAAGCGTGTCGCTCACCGATGCAGGACGGGAGTTCGTGGAAACCATCGCCCCCGCGGTCGCCGTGATTCGTGACGCGACCGAGCGCGCGGGAGCGCAAAAGGATTCGCCTTCCGGGCGGATACGCGTGAGTACAAGCACGGGCTTCGCGCGACAATCCATGCCGATGTTTCTCTCGTTCATGGAGCGTTATCCCGACATCGAACTAGAGCTAAAGGCTGAGGACCGTATCGTCGATATTGTGTCGGAGGGTTTTGATCTAGGCATCCGTTTCCCGAGGGACGTTCCCAAGGACATGATCGCGGTCCCGTTCGGCCGTCCTCAGCGCAGTGCGGTGGTGGCAACGCCCGAATACTTTCTGCGACACCCGGTTCCGAAAACACCTGACGACCTGCATGATCACGAATGTGTTCGGTTCCGGTTAGCTGACGGAACGATCCACACGTGGAACTTCGAGTTCCGGAGCAAAAGAATCCAGATCGAACCGAAGGGCCGCTTAACAGTCAATTCCGCAAACCTGACACGCGACGCCGCCCTTAGCGGAGTGGGCATTGCCTTCGTCAACGATTGGCATGTCATGGGAGACGTTGCCACGCAAAGACTGCAACGCGTGCTTGAAAAGTGGTTACCCGTCTACGACCGGTCTTGCCTGTACTTTGCCAACCGTCGACATAGATCGAGCAGTTTGCGGGCGCTGATCGCGTTCGCAAGGAGTTGGACTCCGGAGTCCAACACGTGA
- a CDS encoding ATP phosphoribosyltransferase regulatory subunit yields MPALWSQDTFIEKAGGSEIIGQMWTFPDKKGRPCCLIPEATALFQEQCKELLGRRRERMLFYIARCYRYERPQAGRYREFSQLGFEYLCPNPQQAAVRSQAIAAGFFDSLGLRYVVDDAARRGLSYYLDGRGFEMRCTELGAQQQVAGGGAYREGAGFGIGAERLLLAMTAQGIDSLSP; encoded by the coding sequence GTGCCCGCGCTGTGGTCGCAAGACACGTTCATCGAGAAGGCCGGCGGCAGTGAAATCATCGGCCAGATGTGGACGTTTCCCGACAAGAAGGGGCGCCCCTGCTGTCTGATTCCCGAGGCGACCGCGCTCTTCCAGGAGCAGTGCAAGGAGTTACTGGGACGGCGGCGGGAACGCATGCTGTTTTATATCGCGCGATGCTATCGGTACGAGCGACCGCAAGCCGGTCGATACCGCGAGTTCTCGCAACTGGGATTCGAATATCTTTGCCCGAATCCGCAACAGGCGGCTGTGCGCAGCCAGGCCATCGCCGCGGGATTTTTCGATTCGCTGGGGTTGCGCTATGTCGTCGATGACGCTGCTCGCAGAGGGCTTAGCTACTACCTGGACGGTCGTGGGTTCGAGATGCGTTGCACGGAACTCGGCGCCCAGCAGCAAGTGGCGGGCGGCGGAGCGTATCGCGAGGGAGCCGGGTTTGGTATCGGTGCCGAACGGTTGTTGCTGGCGATGACGGCGCAGGGAATCGATAGCTTGTCGCCGTAG
- a CDS encoding LysR family transcriptional regulator produces the protein MELRALRYFVEVVRQQSFTVAAEQMFVTQPTISKMVKSLEDEIGSPLLLRDGRQMMLTDAGRIVFQRGQEVLAAHAQLQAELDDLDKLGRGQLTIGIPPMGGSLFTPTIAAFRQRYPKVELKLFEQGARGIEAALIAGELELGGVLQPVDPQALDVLPMTRQLLWLVARRGSRWDGTQQVPLGDLATEPFVFYGESLALNDVVLNACRTAGFAPIIVGRSGHWDFMAALVQAGVGIALLPAPYCRRLDPVQFTCLPVVEPEIPWEMAIGWRRNGYLSHAARAWLDVARETLPSQAGDEFMHTPV, from the coding sequence ATGGAACTGCGCGCGCTCCGTTATTTCGTCGAAGTCGTCCGCCAGCAGAGCTTCACCGTGGCGGCCGAGCAGATGTTCGTCACCCAGCCGACCATCAGCAAGATGGTGAAGTCGCTGGAAGACGAGATCGGTTCGCCGCTGCTGCTGCGCGACGGCCGCCAGATGATGCTCACCGATGCCGGGCGCATCGTGTTCCAGCGCGGTCAGGAGGTGTTGGCCGCGCATGCGCAGTTGCAGGCGGAACTCGACGATCTGGACAAACTCGGCCGCGGCCAGCTGACCATCGGTATTCCGCCTATGGGCGGCTCGCTGTTCACGCCGACCATCGCGGCGTTCCGCCAGCGCTATCCGAAGGTCGAACTGAAGCTCTTCGAGCAGGGTGCGCGCGGTATCGAAGCTGCGCTGATTGCCGGCGAACTCGAACTGGGCGGCGTGTTGCAGCCAGTCGATCCGCAAGCACTCGACGTGCTACCGATGACGCGCCAGCTACTGTGGCTCGTCGCGCGTCGCGGCTCGCGCTGGGACGGCACGCAGCAGGTGCCGCTCGGCGATCTGGCCACCGAGCCGTTCGTGTTCTACGGGGAAAGCCTCGCGCTCAACGATGTTGTGCTGAATGCGTGCCGCACGGCCGGCTTTGCGCCGATCATCGTGGGTCGTAGCGGTCATTGGGATTTCATGGCGGCACTCGTGCAGGCTGGCGTGGGTATCGCGCTGCTACCTGCGCCGTATTGCCGGCGGCTCGATCCGGTGCAGTTCACGTGTCTGCCGGTCGTCGAACCGGAGATTCCATGGGAGATGGCGATCGGCTGGCGCCGCAACGGCTATCTGTCACATGCCGCGCGTGCGTGGCTCGATGTTGCGCGCGAAACGCTGCCGAGCCAGGCCGGCGACGAGTTTATGCATACGCCGGTGTAG
- a CDS encoding YciI family protein has product MRVMVMVKASSESEAGKMPSTELLTAMGNFNEELVKAGVMQAGEGLHPSSRGKRVQFSGSGRTVVDGPFAETKELVAGFWLWQVKSMEEAVEWVKRCPNPMESDSEIEIRPLFEAADFGAELTPELQAQEARLRAEAESAANKPR; this is encoded by the coding sequence ATGCGTGTCATGGTGATGGTAAAAGCAAGCAGCGAATCGGAAGCCGGCAAGATGCCCAGCACGGAGTTGTTGACCGCAATGGGCAACTTCAACGAAGAACTCGTCAAGGCGGGCGTGATGCAGGCGGGCGAGGGGCTGCACCCAAGCTCGCGCGGCAAGCGCGTGCAGTTTTCGGGTAGCGGGCGGACTGTCGTCGATGGGCCGTTCGCGGAGACGAAGGAACTCGTCGCCGGTTTCTGGCTGTGGCAGGTCAAGTCGATGGAGGAAGCCGTCGAATGGGTCAAGCGCTGCCCGAACCCGATGGAAAGCGACTCCGAGATCGAAATCCGCCCGCTGTTCGAAGCCGCGGATTTCGGCGCCGAACTCACCCCTGAGCTGCAGGCGCAGGAAGCGCGTCTGCGTGCCGAGGCGGAAAGCGCAGCGAACAAGCCGCGTTGA
- a CDS encoding cytochrome b/b6 domain-containing protein, with amino-acid sequence MNTERQPASPTNDNNRPVQVWDLPIRLFHWLTVLLVAGAYITERFNWIDWHVRIGETLFALVLFRLLWGCFGSETARFRSFVASPAAAWAHLRHIFRREADLQVGHNPAGGWMVLLLLALLFVETLSGIYVYNEVADEGPLSAWVPASIANAISTLHAVGWYVLIAAVALHVGAIVLYAVAKGNNLLRPMLTGRKPLPASIRAPRRAPMWRALLALAAAAIMVTLLATYL; translated from the coding sequence ATGAACACTGAACGACAGCCAGCTTCGCCCACGAACGACAACAACCGCCCCGTACAGGTCTGGGACCTCCCCATACGCCTCTTCCACTGGCTAACTGTCCTGCTCGTAGCCGGCGCCTACATAACCGAGCGCTTCAACTGGATCGACTGGCATGTACGCATCGGCGAGACGTTGTTCGCGCTCGTGTTATTCCGGTTGCTATGGGGCTGCTTCGGCAGCGAGACCGCGCGGTTTCGTAGTTTCGTCGCTTCGCCTGCTGCTGCATGGGCTCATCTTCGCCATATCTTTCGTCGCGAGGCCGACCTGCAGGTTGGCCACAACCCGGCCGGCGGCTGGATGGTGCTGCTGCTTCTCGCGCTGCTATTCGTCGAAACGTTGAGTGGCATCTATGTCTACAACGAAGTCGCCGACGAAGGCCCGCTAAGCGCATGGGTTCCTGCGTCAATCGCCAACGCGATTTCGACGCTACACGCGGTGGGATGGTACGTGCTGATTGCCGCAGTTGCGCTGCACGTTGGCGCAATCGTCCTCTACGCCGTCGCGAAGGGAAACAATCTGCTGCGCCCGATGCTTACCGGGCGCAAGCCGCTGCCGGCCTCGATCCGCGCGCCACGACGAGCGCCGATGTGGCGCGCGCTGCTGGCGCTAGCCGCAGCGGCGATCATGGTGACGTTGCTCGCAACGTACCTTTGA